The Euphorbia lathyris chromosome 8, ddEupLath1.1, whole genome shotgun sequence genome has a window encoding:
- the LOC136202904 gene encoding probable beta-1,4-xylosyltransferase IRX9H, with product MASIRRTLSPVPRAGTCMNGEACQVPSPLSKSSTSSQNFQTSRGFLSSLLGLSDSQALLLNVFSPRSSKQPLDRSKPKGQVWRKALFHFLVCFVTGIFIGLTPFVSMNLSLNPMYNSQALSFEMVSTVRKFHTHKGMTENMTSLLERGGAENHTTLESVGKQVNLADGSSNDMNEELDLMVRKLLIVVTPTYARPFQAYYLNRLAYTLKLAKPPLLWIVVEMTSQSEQTADILRRSGVMYRHLVCKKNLTDVKDRNVHQRNVALSHIETHCLDGIVYFADDSNIYLADLFEHMRQFRRFGTWIVAKVTGSRSKGSLEGPICNGSRVIGWHAQDSSRRFRRFHADLSGFAFNSTILWDPKRWHRPTLEPIRLLDTVRDGFQASTFIEQVVEDESQMEGLLENCSRVMVWKLQLESLNSFYPPKWFTISNLDVTTQLA from the exons ATGGCATCTATAAGGAGAACTTTGTCTCCTGTTCCAAGAGCTGGAACCTGTATGAATGGCGAAGCCTGTCAGGTTCCTTCTCCCTTGTCCAAGTCCTCAACCTCCTCTCAGAACTTCCAAACATCAAGAGGATTTTTGTCTTCTCTTCTTGGTTTATCAGATTCTCAAGCTCTTCTTCTTAATGTCTTTTCACCTAGATCTTCTAAACAACCATTGGATAGGTCAAAGCCTAAAGGGCAAGTTTGGAGGAAGGCCCTTTTCCATTTCTTGGTTTGTTTTGTGACTGGGATATTTATCGGACTTACTCCATTTGTATCTATGAATTTATCCTTGAATCCTATGTATAACAGCCAAGCCTTGTCCTTTGAGATGGTATCAACTGTTAGGAAATTTCATACTCACAAAGGTATGACCGAAAACATGACATCATTATTGGAGCGAGGAGGTGCTGAGAACCACACCACATTGGAGTCAGTTGGGAAGCAAGTAAACTTAGCTGATGGAAGTTCCAATGATATGAATGAAGAGTTGGATCTGATGGTTCGCAAGCTTTTGATAGTTGTAACCCCAACATATGCTCGACCTTTTCAAGCTTATTATCTGAATCGATTGGCATACACATTAAAATTGGCCAAGCCTCCACTATTGTGGATAGTTGTAGAAATGacatcccaatctgagcaaacGGCAGACATCTTGAGGAGAAGTGGGGTTATGTACAGGCATCTTGTTTGCAAGAAAAATCTCACTGATGTTAAAGATAGAAACGTTCACCAAAGGAATGTAGCCTTGTCACACATTGAGACTCACTGCCTTGATGGAATTGTCTACTTTGCAGATGATAGTAACATTTATCTGGCTGATCTTTTTGAGCACATGAGACAGTTCAG GCGGTTTGGGACATGGATAGTGGCCAAAGTAACAGGAAGCCGAAGCAAAGGTTCATTAGAAGGCCCCATTTGCAATGGAAGTCGAGTTATTGGATGGCATGCACAAGATTCAAGTAGGAGATTCCGGCGATTCCATGCTGACCTCTCGGGTTTTGCCTTTAATAGTACAATACTTTGGGATCCAAAAAGATGGCACCGGCCGACCCTTGAACCTATTAGGCTACTTGACACTGTCAGAGATGGCTTCCAG GCTAGCACATTCATCGAACAAGTTGTGGAAGATGAAAGCCAAATGGAGGGCCTACTTGAGAATTGCTCAAGGGTCATGGTCTGGAAATTGCAGTTAGAATCATTAAATTCCTTCTATCCTCCTAAATGGTTCACCATTAGTAATCTGGATGTAACCACCCAGCTTGCATGA